From the Corynebacterium zhongnanshanii genome, the window TAGGGCGTCTTTACATACAAGCCTTTTCTCCATCCAGGTCCTCTTCACATCCAAGACGTCTCTACAAACAGCGGTGTCTGAGAACGTCGACTCGATCGCCTCCAGATTTTCGCGAAACTCTCTGACCAGCGCAAACGAAAATCTCCTTGTCATCGAGTCGACGTTCTGAGACACCGCCCCTACGTGCGCAGTGGAGATAGGGCCTGGGACGGGATGTATTAGTGTGGAGAAGGTGAAAACAAAGCTGGCTCTCTCCCCCTCTCGCGCGAGTGACTACAAGCAGTGTCCATTGCTGTATAGGTTCCGTGCCATTGATAAGTTGCCTGAGCCCTCGACTCTCGCTCAGGTGAAGGGCACGCTGGTGCACGCTGTCCTGGAGAATCTGCATCAGCTTCAGCGCGACGAGCGTACCTACCCTGTGGCCGTGAAGATGCTGAAGCCCGAATGGGCAAAGATGACAGACAAAGAGCCGGAACTGCTGGAGCTTGTTCCAGATACCGAGGAGGACACTCTGGCTTTTCTGGTGGAATGCCGGGAGCTGGTCAAGGGTTACTTTCGGATGGAGAACCCCCAAGGCTTCGATGCGCACGAGTGCGAGAAGTATGTGGACTTCACGTTGCCGAATGGTGTGCCCGTGCGTGGATTCATCGACCGTGTTGATGTAGCGGAGTCCGGTGCTGTTCGCGTGGTGGATTATAAGACAGGGAAGAAGCCGATCCCGCGCTTTGCGGAATCGGCTCTGTTTCAGATGAAGTTTTATGCGCTGGTGTGGTGGCGCATGATGGGTGAGATTCCGGCTCAGCTTCGGCTGATGTACCTTAAGGTGGCCGATGACATGGTTCTCACACCTACTCCTGCGGAGTTGAACTACTTTGAACGAGATCTGGGGACCCTGTGGGATCAGATCTCTGCGGATGTCCGGTCTGGAAACTTCCAGCCTAAGACGTCCAAGCTGTGCGGATGGTGTTCCTTCCAGGAGCTGTGCCCCGCCTTTGACGGGACACCACCGGAATATCCCGGCGCTCCAGAAGGTTTCTAACCAAAAGGGACTCAGCGGATCCGAGCCAGGGCCCGGATCCGTGAAGTGAACCGGTGAGCGATCAGTGGGGTCCGCCCCGGAGGCTTTTAACCCCGCGTGATCACTCTATTGACGGTTCTCTTCGTGTCCCGCTTCCCCATGAACTCCCGCAGGAAGTACTCCCGAACTACGGAGTTAGCCTTCAACGATGAGCCAGCGTTAGACGACGATTGAGCCCCCGATCCGCGGCCCATGCCAGCTCCAGCAAAGCTGCCGAACCCAGATGTAGCTCTGGATGAACCGCCATTGCCTCCCATGGACAGTGCAGAGCGATTAGCAGGCCCGCCCGCGCCGGGCGACATCATGGCAGATGTGCCGCCCCGAACACCAGTGCCTGTACCAGTCTGTCCACCAGTGCCTGCGTAGGTACCCTGCCCGTTCATCATTCCAGCGCTCTGCCCGTTCATCATGTTGGTCGCCGAGTACGGAAGCTGAGGAAGGCGCGGTGACCCAAACCTCTGTCCTGCCTGAGCAAACTGATTGTGTGGCGCGCCCCCGAACCCGGGCGTTGGCCCCACACCCGTGGACGGTGTGGGGGCTGGCTTTCCAGGTGCAGCTCCCTTCATCGCGTTGGACGACGGATGCTTATGGGCCGTTCCCTCTTGGTGCATGCGCACCCCAAGCTGGGAGTTCGCATGTCCCACGGGTGCCATAGCATGCGTGAGGTTGTGAGTGCTCGCAGCGTGAGTCGCCACGGCTTGTCCCTGCCCGGAAGCATGGAGCCCGCCTCCGTGGGCGCCGAGTCCCATCGCGGGAGTGGGTGTTCCTGCGTGAGCGCCAGCCCCAGCGGCGGAAACCGTCCCGGACGGATTCACGTGTGCTGCCGCAGCAGGCACTTGAACTGGGGTGTTGGATGGAGCGGTAGCTGCCTGCGCCGCGTTCGCATTCCCATGCCCCGCGGCTTGAGCGGCATCTGCTACTCGGCTAGAAAATGCCTGGGATCCGTCGGATGCGGCGGCCTGCGAGAGATTGCCTCCGATGTGATGGATACCAACTGGGCCGCTGGCGGTGCCCGATGCGTAGGCAGACAGGGAACCCCCTCCTGTGTGCCCGGCTACCGGAACTCCAAGATTGACAACAGGCGGTTTCACGAGCTCGAGTGAGGGCTGCAGCGTGGAGGTGACGTAGGTCGCCACGGCAGCTTGTTCGGCAGCGATCCGTTCTGCTTGCTCGGGAATTGCCGCAGTGGAGGCTTGAATTGCCTGGAGCGCAGAAAGGTTGGTTGCTCGAACCACAGGGAACTGCCGTACCGACTGCTCCATGATCCGGGCGTTCGCAACCACGATCTCTCCCATGGACGTGATGTCCTGGATGGCACTGCGTGCAGCATCGAAGGACAAACCCTTCAAGCTAAGCCCAATAGATGTGGACGCGTTATGAAGGTCCTGCAGCGCCGTCTCTAATTGGTTTCCACTTGAACGCCATTGCTCTGCCACCATCAACGGTGCTGCGTCATCCGAGGTGAACATCGCGATGAGGGCTTGGAGGGGCATGGTCGCTTCTGCCACTCCTGGTGGAGTTGTGTAGGTGAGATTGTGAATTGGCTCAAGATCTCGTTGTGGGATTACCTTGGACAGTCCCATGTTGAGGAATGGATCTGATCCATTGTAGATCCGGTTCAGGACGAATGCGGAGTCAGCCTCTTGCTCGGCGAACACCTCAGTGTGGACCTTAAAAACCGCTCGAAGCCATTGAGCATCTAGTGCGAGCTTTTCTACAACCTCAAAAAGTGCCCCTGTCTGGCCAAATAATGTAGACAGGTGCTGGCTAAAAGCAGCGTTGAGTGTCGGTGATTGCGTGTATTTTCCCGGAGATAGTGTGGCACGCTTGGCCATCGACATCTCGGTAACGGCGGCGGTGATTCGTCGGAGTACAGAATTCATATCAGCCTTATTGAACTCGATTATCATTTTGGTTCCCCTTCGATCGTCATGTGCGATGTTCCCCCTTCAATATTCTTAAAAATTTGACGAATCTTGAGCGCCTTTTGGCACTGTTCGTCTGTGCGTGGTCCTCCTACGGTTTGAATGGCGAAGTATTCAAACATGTGTGGATCCACGTATCCTGTGGCGGCGCAGGTAAGTTCCTCGAAGATTGGGTTAAGCATGTATTGGTCTTTACCTAGTTTTTCGTACGCCATCTCCGAGAGATCCCC encodes:
- a CDS encoding RecB family exonuclease gives rise to the protein MKTKLALSPSRASDYKQCPLLYRFRAIDKLPEPSTLAQVKGTLVHAVLENLHQLQRDERTYPVAVKMLKPEWAKMTDKEPELLELVPDTEEDTLAFLVECRELVKGYFRMENPQGFDAHECEKYVDFTLPNGVPVRGFIDRVDVAESGAVRVVDYKTGKKPIPRFAESALFQMKFYALVWWRMMGEIPAQLRLMYLKVADDMVLTPTPAELNYFERDLGTLWDQISADVRSGNFQPKTSKLCGWCSFQELCPAFDGTPPEYPGAPEGF